The window AGTTTCATATTCGCTCGTGTGGTACGTGTCACCGTGATGGACTGCCGAGTCGTCGTCGAGGCCGCCGTCCCCGTGTACGACGTCGGGACCGCCGACGAAGCCGTCCGGATCGCGATCTCGAAGACCGGCGAGATGCTGAATCCGGACCTCAGCTACGTGGAGATCGACACCGGGACCCGCACGTCGCCCGCGGGAGAGGAGCTGCCGCCGGCGTTCGTGGCCGCCGACGAGGCGCTCGTCGCGCTCGAGCTCAGCATGGACGTGTTCAACGTCGAACGCGCCGAACACGCCAGTCGGGTCGCGCGAAAGGAGATCGGCCAGCGACTCCGAAACATCCCGTTAACGGTCCTCGACGTCGAGGAGATCGAGTCGGACGAGGAGCGCGAGGACGCGGACGAATCGGACGCCCCGGACGAGGAGCCGTAGCGCGTCGACGGCCCGCGGGAGCTCCGCGGACCGCGGCGCGCCGGGGAGGGCCGGCGGCGCCGATGGTGAGACGGGAGGAACGGAGCCGTCGCTAGGCGGTCGACAAACGGTCGGAACGAGAGCGAAGTCTCAGTCTGCGGTCGGGGCCAGCGGCTCCGATTCGGACTCCTCCATCGGCTCCGTGATCCCCTCGGTCAGCTTAAAAACGGCCGCTTTGTGGTCTGTTTTCGACTTGTGAATTGATGTCGGTTTGACGCCGAGTTCCTCGTAGGCCTCGAGGTCGATATCCTCGTTCCAGAACTCGCACTGTTTTCGTACCTCCGCGAGAAGGCCGTGAAGATGGATGAGCTCCTGCTTCTTCATGAGTAACAGTCCTTTGCTACCGGAGGTTTATATTACTATCTTGAGTCACGTTACCATGGGACTTCGCGTATTCGACGGCTACGAGGCGTAGACGGGTCTTTTCGGGTTATCGATCGGGAAGGTTCTGCCCGCCGGCTCGGGACGATTCTGCCGGCCAGATCGGAATGATTCCGTCTTCGCGCGCTCGACGAGCGGGGATTATTGGAACTGTTTGACGGCCTCGAGATCACGCTCCGTTCGCATGAACTCCGTCAGCCGACGGGTCGCGTGGCAGTCGGGACAGCTGAAATTAGAGCGGAGATCCTGCAAATCCGCGGGGTTGTCCTGCCACTCCTTGGTGCACTCCGGACAGACGAGTCTGACGAACGCATCCACCATGGACTCTCGTACACGCGGCCGGGTTAAAAACGTACGTGGCGAGCAACGCGCCACGCGTGGCGAGAAACACGTCACTGCGCGGGCCGCCGCGACGGAGATCGAGACGGCGGTCGCGGCGGCTCGGCGAAGCTATTCGGAGGGAAAAGAGTCGAAAGAGTAACCGAGAATCACAGATCGGAAAACCGTCCGGAGAGAATCTCGTCTGTCGCGGGCGCCGGTGGGAGCGTCCGGTGCCCCCCGGCGTCTCAGGCCGCCACTCCCTCGCTCGCTTCGAGGAGCTCTTTGTACCGGTTCCGGATGGTGACCTCGCTGATGTCGGCGACCTCCGACACCTGGCTCTGTGTCACCTTCTCGTTCGAGAGGAGCGCGGCCGCGTACACCGCGGACGCGGCGAGCCCGACCGGTGACTTCCCGCTCGTGATGCCGGACTCCTTCGCGCCGTCGAGGAGCTCGCGGGCAAGCCGCTGCGTCTCCTCGGAGAGCTCCAGCCGCGAGACGAACCGCGGGACGTAGCTCTCGGGGTCAGCGGGCTGGACGCGGAGGCCGAGCTCGCGGATGACGTAACGGTACGTCCGGGTGAGCTCCATCTTGTCGACGCGGGAGACGGCGGTGAACTCGTCCAAGCTCCGCGGGTTCCCCACCTGCCGGGCGGCCGCGTACAGCGAGGCAGTCGCGACGCCCTCGATGGAGCGGCCGGGGAGCAGGTCCTCGCTCAGCGCGCGGCGGTAGATGACCGACGCGGTCTCGCGGACGTTGTCCGGGAGGCCGAGCGCCGAGGCCATGCGGTCGATCTCGCCCAGCGCCTGCTTGAGATTCCGTTCCTTGGAGTCGCGGGTGCGGAACCGCTCGTTCCAGGTGCGGAGCCGCTGCATCTTCTGACGCTGGCGGCTGGACAGCGACTTGCCGTAGGCGTCTTTGTCCTGCCAGCCGATGTTCGTCGAGAGCCCCTTGTCGTGCATCATGTTCGTCGTCGGGGCGCCGACGCGGGACTTGCTGTCCCGCTCGCCGGAGTTGAACGCGCGCCACTCCGGCCCGCGGTCGACCGAGTCCTGCTCGACGACGAGCCCGCAGTCGTCACACACCGTTTCGCCGTGCTCCGTATCACTGATGAGGCTCCCGCCGCACTCCGGGCAGGTCGTGGTCCGCTCCGCCGCCGTCGACTCCTCTTCGGCCGACTCCGTCTCGACCGCTCGGTTCCGAGTCGTTCGCTCTTGTTCCGTTTCTCCGCCGTAGTCTCGCGTGCGTGTTTCTGTCATGGGTTCTCTCCGATCGAACTCCCGAACAAAATACTGGTGTCGGGCGCGCCGATTCGTTAACCAATAGTAAGTCTCGAGAGTATATAAATGTATTGTGTGGTTTGTTACCATGAATCTCGGTAAAACCCCTCTAGAGGTTCGAAGACGACCGTTTCCACCCCGGCCGGTTCACGAGAATATCGAAGGATCGCTCACGAAAACGTGGCTGACTTATATAAATGTCTCCGAGGCGGTCGTCGCCGCCGGTTCGACCTTCGATCCGCTACCGGCTCCGACTCACCGGGAACGCCACGCGGTCGGGCGCGTCGTTGAACCGCTCGAGGATCCGCTCGTACAGCCGGTTTTTCACGCGCTGTCCCTGACGCGGGTGGGTGAGGTAGCGCACGCGGAGCTCCACCCACGACTCGCCCTGCGTCACGTTCACCGTCGGGCGGTCGTGCACCTCCAGCTCCACCGGCGTCTCGGCGAGCGCCTCTCGGTACGCCGCGATGCCGGCGGCCATCTCGTCGCCGAGCAGGTCGCTCGCCTCCTCGGCCATCACCTCTCGCGCGAAGTCAAGGTCGGTCTCGTAGGCGACCTGAATCCCGATCTCGTTCCACACGTAGGGGGAGCCGCCCCCGCCGAAGTTGACGACGTTCGAGGAGAGCACCACGCTGTTGGGCACCGTCACCACCCGCCCGGAGGGCTGGTTCGTCGTGACGAGCTCACCGTTGATCTCCCACAGCGTCGTCACGAGGAAGTCGACCCCGATCACGTCCCCCTTCGCGTCGTCGATCCGGACGCGGTCGCCGACGCCGTACGGCTGTTTCACCGTGATGTACACCCACGCGATGAGCGAGAGGAGCGGCTGCTGGAGCGCGAACGTGACCGCGAAGCCGATGACCCCGAGCGAGAACAGGAGTCCGAGCCAGTTCTCGGTCAACACCGCGAGCGTCGCGACCGTCCCCACGAAGCCGAAGACGAGCCGGAGGAGGTTGCGCGTGTTGTACGCGCGCCGCTTGTTCGCCGATCGCATCAACACCCCGACTGCGAGGCGGTACGACCCGTACAAAAGCGCCCCCACCGCGAAAACGAGCAGCGCCCGGCCGACGACGAGCGTCGCGGAGTAGCCGATCAGGTCGGGCCACCCGTCGAGGACGCCGGTGGTCCCCACCACCGTCCCGAGGACGGCGGCGACGACGCCGAGCGCGACGGCGCCGAGCGCGATTGGGCGTTTCACGCTCGTGGGTCGCGGCCGACCGGCAAAACGGTTGTGACCCGCCAGCTGCCCCTCGTCGGCCACGGTGCGCCGCCAGTCCTTGTCGACGCGTGGGGCCTACTCCCCGTCGACCGCGGCCCGCGCCACGGCTCCCGCCAGCACCTCGGTCGCGGCGGCGCAGTCCTCCCAGTCGGTCCACTCTCGGGGGTTGTGTGAGATCCCGTCTCGCGAGGGCGCGAACAGCAGGGAGGCGTCGGTGACGCGGGCGACGCGCATCGCGTCGTGCGCCGCGCCGGAGTGGAGGTCGATCGCGGTCCGCCCCGCGTCGGCCGCGGCGGCGTGGGCGGCCTTCCGGAGACGGTCGCTCATCGGCGTGGGCGCCACGTTGAAGGGGCGCTCGAACGCGGTCTCGACGCCGCGCTCGCGCTCCAGGCGGGCGAGCGCCTCGCGAGCGGCCGCGACGATCGTCTCCATCGACTCGGCCTCGACGTCCCGCACGTCGACGCCGGCCTCGACGCGCCCGGGGACGACGTTCGTCGCGTTCGGTGAGACGGAGAGCGACCCGACGGTGCCGACCGCGGAGGCGCTCAACTCGTCGACGACCGCGTTCGCGGCCGCCTCCACGTCGAGGACGAACTCGCTCGCGGCCGCGAGCGCGTCGGTCCGGTCGCCCATCGCGGTCGCGCCGGCGTGGTTCGCCTCACCCTCGATCCGCACCTCGCAGTGGGTGATCCCGGTGATCGTCGTCACCACGCCGGCGTCGGCGTCCGCCGCCTCTAGGACGGTGTCCTGCTCCACGTGGAGCTCGTAAAAGGCCGCCCAGTCCGCGGGGTCGATCGCGTCGTCGCCGCGGTAGCCGATCCGGTCGAGCGCCTCGCCCAGCGTCTCGCCGGCGTCGTTCTCGAGCGCGAGCGCGTCCTCGGCGTCCGTCACGCCGGTCGCCACCGCCGAACCGAGCAGGCCGTCCCCGAAGGTCCCGCCCTCCTCCTCGGTGAAGCTGACGACGCCCACAGGGCGCGACGGTTCGACCTCCGCCTCCTGTAACGCGCGCACGGCCTCAAGCGCGGCGTACGTTCCGAGCGGGCCGTCGAAGATCCCGCCCTCGGGGACGCTGTCGAGGTGGCTCCCGCTCACGGCGGGGGCGGCCGTCGGGTCCGCGGAGTCGGGGACCCACGTCCCGAGGACGTTCCCGACCGCATCGACGGCGACGTCGAGGCCGGCCGCCTCCATGCGTTCCACCAGCCGGTCTCGGGCGGCGCGGTTCGCCTCGCTCCCGGTCGGATTCGTCCGCCCGTGTTTCGCCGGGTCGTCGTACTCGACTCGACCGAACGCCGCGTTCGCCTCGATGTCCGCACGGAGGCGGTGGGCGTCGACTGGCAGGTTCATACGGAGTAAGGGGACCACCGGACCAAAACGGTGTGGTCGGCGGAGACCGCGGGACTGCGGGCGAACCCCAAAGACTCTTGTCGCGGCCGCGAATGGATCCGCCCGATGTCCCCGATACTGCTTCAAGAGGCGCTGGCCGGCGGGATCGCCCTCCTGTTCGGTCTGCTGGTGCTGCTCGTACAGATCGGAATCATCATCTGGATCTACACGGACGCGCAGCAGCGCAGCGACCAGCCCGCGTTCCTGTGGGCCATCGTCGCCTTCCTCGCGCCGCTGCTCGGGCTCGTGCTGTACTTCATCATCGGTCGGAACCGATAGCCGTCTACACGCCCCGCAACAGGCTCGTCGCACCGACCGTTTCTGCGACCACCCACGCGATAAACAGGAGGTACGCGACCAGCAGCACCGACGACTCTCGTTCGGTGAGCGACAGGTCCGTCCGGAGCGCCGCGAACAGCAACACGGTCGCGACGGTGAGCACGCCCAGCATCGGGACGGCGGTCGAGAAGTTCACGTCGACGCTCCCGACGATCAACACCCCGACCGGGATGGCGACGAGCAGGTCGAACGTGTTCGACCCCAGCACGTTCCCGAGGCTCGTCCCGCCCCGCCCTTCGCGCGCCGTCCGGACGCTCACGAGGGCGTCCGGGAGGCTCGTCGCCGCCGCGACGATCGTGACGCCGGCGAGGAACTCCGGCACACCGAACGCCGACCCGAGCGACTCGACCGACGCGACCAGCCGCTCGACGGCGACGCCGATGACGAGCAACCCGGCCGCGAGCTTCCCCCACTCGCGCCGGATCGATACCCCTTCCCGGATCCGATCGATCCCCGCGTCGTCGACGTCTTGGTACTGGATGAACAGGTAGAGCCCGTACAGCATCAGCGGGATCGCCGCGACGGGCCGAGTCAGTTCCCCGACGATCGGGTCCGACGAGACGGGGAAGTAGATGACCGCGAGCGAGAAGGTGACGACGAGCGCCGACACGGCGATCATGTAGAACTGCGCCTCCTTGTACACGATCGCGCGACTGGCCTCGAGGTCGTCGGCGGCGCCGAACCCGGAGAGCCCCGGAATGACGAGGATGTTGAAGATCGCGGAGCCGACGAGCGCCCCCACGCCCATGTCGAATATCCCGGTGGCCGCGGTGACGACGACGCTCGCGAACTCCGGGAAGCTCGATCCGACGGCGACGACGATCGACCCCTGTACCACCGCCGGCAACCCGTAGTATCCCGAGAGCGTCTCCGCGGCCTCCTCCAGCCAGCTGCTCCCGATCCAGATGGCGCCGGTCGCGACAGCGATCACGGCGAGGTGGAGGACCGACCCGTCCGAGAGGCCCCAACCGAGCATCGGCCTACCGCACGTGGCGTCCGGCGAGGTCCCACAGCCGGTCGGCGACGGCGTCGTCGAGCGCGTCGCGGGTCACGCGCCACTCCCAGTTGCCGTCGATCGTCCCCGGCTCGTTGAACCGCGCCTCGCTGCCGAGCCCGAGCAGGTCCTGCACCGTCGTCATCGCGAGCACCGCCTCGGAGCCCCACACCTCGTCGATGATCTCCCACTCGACCTCGCGGTCGCCGTCCGCGCCGACGTTGTACCGGAAGCAGTCGCGCTGCCGCTCGGGGAGGTCCTCGAAGTAGCCGACCCACGTGTCCGTGTCGTGGGTCGACGTGTAGCCGACGACGCCCTCGGGGTAGTGCATCGGCTGGTACGGGTTCCCCTCCTGACACCAGTCGGCGTACTGCGGGACGCGCATCCCCGGGAAGCCGAACTCGGCCATCAGCTCGTCCATCGCCGGCTCCTCGAAGCCGAGGTCCTCGGCGATAAAGGGCGTCTGGCCCAGCTCGCGCTCCACCGTCTCGAACAGGTCGCGGCCCGGCCCCGCCCGCCACTCGCCGGCCGCCGGGTCGTCGCGGTCGGCCGGGATCGCCCAGTACTTCACGAACCCGAGGAAGTGGTCGAGCCGCGCCACGTCCGCGAGGTCGAACAGCCGGCGGAACCGGGCGATCCACCAGTCGTAGTCGCGCTCGGCGAGCCGCTCCCAGTCGTAGACGGGGTTCCCCCAGCGCTGTCCGTCGTCGCCCGGGTTCGGCGGGACGCCGGCGACCGCGGTCGGGCGGTTCGACTCGTCGAGCCGGAACGCCTCCGGGTTCGCCCACACGTCCGCCGAGTCGAGCGCGACGTAGATCGGCACGTCGCCGACGATCGAGACGCCCTCCTCGGCCGCGACGGCCCGCATGTCGCGCCACTGCCGGTCGAACGTCCACTGAACGAACTCCCGGAACCGGACCTCCGTCGCGTGTCGCTCGCGAGCCTCCGCGAGCGCCTCGGGGTCGCGCGTCCGGAGCGGCTCCGGCCACTCGACCCAGGTGTCCTCGTCGCGGGCCTCGGAGAGCGCCCGGAACAGCGCGTAGTCGGCGAGCCACGGCTCGCGCTCGCGGAAGGCGTCGAGGTCGGCTTCCGCCTCCTCCCCGGCCTCCTCGTCGAACCGCTCGAAGGCGGTGCGCAACAGCGGGAGCTTGTACTCCCGAACCGCAGCGTAGTCGACCCTGTCGGTCGGGAACTCCGGCGCCGGTTCGAGGTCGGCCTCGTCGAGCCAGCCGTCGGCGGCGAGCCCGTCGAGGTCGATCAGGAGCGGGTTGCCGGCGAACGCCGACGGCGACTGGTACGGCGACTCCCCGGCGCCGTCCGTCGTCGGGCCGACCGGGCAGATCTGCCAGTAGTCGACGTCGGCGTCACCGAGGAACGAGAGGAACGCGGCGGCGCCGTCCCCGAGATCGCCGATCCCGTGCCGTCCCGGTAGCGAGGTGACGTGACAGAACACGCCGGCGGAGCGATCGAATCGCATGCGTCTCCCTGCGATCCCCACCGACTCAAGCGTTGCGTCCGGCGGGGGTCTCGGGCGTCGCGGCCGGGCGGCCGGTTCAGTCGTCGCGGTCCGCCCGCCACACGACCGCGTCCGCGGTCTCGAGCGTGACGGGGCCCGCGTCGTCTCCGACCGCCGCGTTCGCGTCGGGCGCGGCGAGGGCGACGGCCCAGTCGAGCGCTCCGTCCGGATCGCCGCCTCCGTCGCGCTCGGCCGTCACGCCGAGGTCGTCGAGGACGTTCGTCGGCGACAGTTCGACGGGGGTTCCCTCCACGTTGCAGGCGACGAGCAGCGCCTCGTCCCCGTCGGGATCGCGTCTGAGCGCCTGGTACACCACGGTCCCCTCCGTCGGATGCCGGTAGCCGAACGCCTCGCCGCGGCTCGGATCGACGTCGCGTCGGAGCCAGGGCCGCGCCTGCCGGAACTCGCGGACTCGGCGGTCGAACGCGGTCCGCGCGTCGCCCTG is drawn from Halorubrum sp. CBA1229 and contains these coding sequences:
- a CDS encoding DUF555 domain-containing protein, which translates into the protein MDCRVVVEAAVPVYDVGTADEAVRIAISKTGEMLNPDLSYVEIDTGTRTSPAGEELPPAFVAADEALVALELSMDVFNVERAEHASRVARKEIGQRLRNIPLTVLDVEEIESDEEREDADESDAPDEEP
- a CDS encoding UPF0058 family protein, with product MKKQELIHLHGLLAEVRKQCEFWNEDIDLEAYEELGVKPTSIHKSKTDHKAAVFKLTEGITEPMEESESEPLAPTAD
- a CDS encoding transcription initiation factor IIB, producing MTETRTRDYGGETEQERTTRNRAVETESAEEESTAAERTTTCPECGGSLISDTEHGETVCDDCGLVVEQDSVDRGPEWRAFNSGERDSKSRVGAPTTNMMHDKGLSTNIGWQDKDAYGKSLSSRQRQKMQRLRTWNERFRTRDSKERNLKQALGEIDRMASALGLPDNVRETASVIYRRALSEDLLPGRSIEGVATASLYAAARQVGNPRSLDEFTAVSRVDKMELTRTYRYVIRELGLRVQPADPESYVPRFVSRLELSEETQRLARELLDGAKESGITSGKSPVGLAASAVYAAALLSNEKVTQSQVSEVADISEVTIRNRYKELLEASEGVAA
- a CDS encoding mechanosensitive ion channel domain-containing protein yields the protein MKRPIALGAVALGVVAAVLGTVVGTTGVLDGWPDLIGYSATLVVGRALLVFAVGALLYGSYRLAVGVLMRSANKRRAYNTRNLLRLVFGFVGTVATLAVLTENWLGLLFSLGVIGFAVTFALQQPLLSLIAWVYITVKQPYGVGDRVRIDDAKGDVIGVDFLVTTLWEINGELVTTNQPSGRVVTVPNSVVLSSNVVNFGGGGSPYVWNEIGIQVAYETDLDFAREVMAEEASDLLGDEMAAGIAAYREALAETPVELEVHDRPTVNVTQGESWVELRVRYLTHPRQGQRVKNRLYERILERFNDAPDRVAFPVSRSR
- a CDS encoding Zn-dependent hydrolase, with product MNLPVDAHRLRADIEANAAFGRVEYDDPAKHGRTNPTGSEANRAARDRLVERMEAAGLDVAVDAVGNVLGTWVPDSADPTAAPAVSGSHLDSVPEGGIFDGPLGTYAALEAVRALQEAEVEPSRPVGVVSFTEEEGGTFGDGLLGSAVATGVTDAEDALALENDAGETLGEALDRIGYRGDDAIDPADWAAFYELHVEQDTVLEAADADAGVVTTITGITHCEVRIEGEANHAGATAMGDRTDALAAASEFVLDVEAAANAVVDELSASAVGTVGSLSVSPNATNVVPGRVEAGVDVRDVEAESMETIVAAAREALARLERERGVETAFERPFNVAPTPMSDRLRKAAHAAAADAGRTAIDLHSGAAHDAMRVARVTDASLLFAPSRDGISHNPREWTDWEDCAAATEVLAGAVARAAVDGE
- a CDS encoding PLDc N-terminal domain-containing protein encodes the protein MSPILLQEALAGGIALLFGLLVLLVQIGIIIWIYTDAQQRSDQPAFLWAIVAFLAPLLGLVLYFIIGRNR
- a CDS encoding sodium:calcium antiporter; protein product: MLGWGLSDGSVLHLAVIAVATGAIWIGSSWLEEAAETLSGYYGLPAVVQGSIVVAVGSSFPEFASVVVTAATGIFDMGVGALVGSAIFNILVIPGLSGFGAADDLEASRAIVYKEAQFYMIAVSALVVTFSLAVIYFPVSSDPIVGELTRPVAAIPLMLYGLYLFIQYQDVDDAGIDRIREGVSIRREWGKLAAGLLVIGVAVERLVASVESLGSAFGVPEFLAGVTIVAAATSLPDALVSVRTAREGRGGTSLGNVLGSNTFDLLVAIPVGVLIVGSVDVNFSTAVPMLGVLTVATVLLFAALRTDLSLTERESSVLLVAYLLFIAWVVAETVGATSLLRGV
- the malQ gene encoding 4-alpha-glucanotransferase, which produces MRFDRSAGVFCHVTSLPGRHGIGDLGDGAAAFLSFLGDADVDYWQICPVGPTTDGAGESPYQSPSAFAGNPLLIDLDGLAADGWLDEADLEPAPEFPTDRVDYAAVREYKLPLLRTAFERFDEEAGEEAEADLDAFREREPWLADYALFRALSEARDEDTWVEWPEPLRTRDPEALAEARERHATEVRFREFVQWTFDRQWRDMRAVAAEEGVSIVGDVPIYVALDSADVWANPEAFRLDESNRPTAVAGVPPNPGDDGQRWGNPVYDWERLAERDYDWWIARFRRLFDLADVARLDHFLGFVKYWAIPADRDDPAAGEWRAGPGRDLFETVERELGQTPFIAEDLGFEEPAMDELMAEFGFPGMRVPQYADWCQEGNPYQPMHYPEGVVGYTSTHDTDTWVGYFEDLPERQRDCFRYNVGADGDREVEWEIIDEVWGSEAVLAMTTVQDLLGLGSEARFNEPGTIDGNWEWRVTRDALDDAVADRLWDLAGRHVR